The following proteins are encoded in a genomic region of Gossypium hirsutum isolate 1008001.06 chromosome D05, Gossypium_hirsutum_v2.1, whole genome shotgun sequence:
- the LOC107903395 gene encoding uncharacterized WD repeat-containing protein C2A9.03 isoform X1, translated as MSGSESDVDEYDYSNNKISDTSAAEARRGKDIQGRPWDQLSITREKYRQTRLEQYKNYEDIPHSGEVSGKDCKITKKGASYYDFRLNSRSVKPPILHFQLRNLVWATSKHDVYLMSQFSVMHWSSLTHKKSKILNVSGHVAPSEKHPGSLMEGFTQTQVSTLAVKDKLLVAGGFQGELICKHLDRPGISFCFRTTYDDNAITNSVEIYVTPSGAVHFTASNNDCGVRDFDMEKYQLSKHFHFLWPVNHTSLSPDGKLLIIVGDNPDIMLVDSDTGETVMPLRGHLDFSFASAWHPDGVTFATGNQDKTCRIWDVRNLSKSIAVLKGNLGAIRSIRYTSDGKYMAMAEPADFVHVYDVKSGYENEQEIDFFGEISGLSFSPDTESLFIGVWDRTYGSLLEYGRISDIC; from the exons ATGTCTGGCTCGGAGTCTGATGTTGATGAATATGATTACTCG aataataaaatatctgATACTTCTGCTGCTGAAGCTAGAAGAGGAAAAGACATCCAGGGAAGACCTTGGGATCAGCTAAGCATCACTAGGGAAAAATACAGGCAAACTAGGCTAGAACAGTACAAGAACTATGAGGATATCCCCCACTCTGGGGAAGTGTCAGGGAAG GATTGCAAGATTACCAAGAAGGGTGCATCATACTATGACTTCAGGCTAAATTCGAGATCTGTGAAACCACCAATACTTCATTTTCAG TTGAGGAACCTGGTATGGGCTACATCAAAACATGATGTTTATCTCATGTCACAATTTTCTGTCATGCATTGGTCTTCATTGACACACAAGAAGAGTAAAATTCTTAATGTTTCTGGGCATGTGGCACCATCTGAG AAACATCCTGGAAGTCTGATGGAAGGTTTTACGCAAACTCAAGTCAGTACTCTTGCAGTAAAGGATAAGCTGCTAGTTGCTGGAGGATTCCAGGGTGAACTAATATGTAAG CATTTAGATCGACCTGGAATAAGCTTCTGCTTCAGGACAACTTATGATGACAATGCCATTACAAATTCTGTTGAGATTTATGTCACTCCAAG TGGCGCAGTTCACTTTACGGCCTCAAATAATGACTGTGGAGTCAGAGATTTTGATATGGAGAAATATCAGCTTTCCAagcattttcattttctttggcCTGTCAAT CATACTTCTCTGAGCCCTGATGGGAAACTTCTAATAATAGTTGGAGACAACCCTGATATTATGTTGGTAGACTCTGATACGGGGGAG ACTGTTATGCCCTTGCGTGGACACTTGGACTTTTCATTTGCGTCTGCATGGCATCCTGATGGTGTCACTTTTGCAACCGGGAACCAAGACAAAACATGCCGAATTTGGGATGTTCGAAACTTGTCAAAGTCAATTGCTGTTCTAAAGGGAAACCTTGGAGCAATACGGTCCATTCGCTACACATCTGATGGTAAGTACATGGCCATGGCTGAGCCTGCTGACTTTGTGCATGTGTATGATGTCAAAAGTGGGTATGAGAATGAGCAAGAAATCGATTTCTTTGGTGAGATATCCGGCCTATCCTTTAGTCCGGACACAGAGTCTCTCTTTATTGGCGTATGGGATCGTACATATGGCAGCCTTCTTGAGTATGGCCGCATATCGGAcatatgttaa
- the LOC107903394 gene encoding uncharacterized WD repeat-containing protein C2A9.03: MSYYQDDDAEYMADEYGMEDIDDMDEEFRARDMSGSESDVDEYDFSNNKISDTSAAEARRGKDIQGIPWDRLSITREKYRQTRLEQYKNYENIPHSGEVSGKDCKITKKGASYYDFRLNSRSVESTILHFQLRNLIWATSKHDVYLMSRFSVMHWSSLTHKKREILNVSGHVAPSEKHPGSLMEGFTQTQVSTLAVKDNLLVAGGFQGELICKHLDRRGISFCSRTTYDDNAITNAVEIYVTPSGAVHFTASNNDCGVRDFDMEKFQLSKHFHFLWPVNHTSLSPDGKLLIIVGDNPDIMLVDSDTGKTVMPLHGHLDFSFASAWHPDGVTFATGNQDKTCRIWDVRNLSRSIAVLKGNLGAIRSIRYTSDGKYMAMAEPADFVHVYDVKSGYENEQEIDFFGEISGLSFSPDTESLFIGVWDRTYGSLLEYGRRRNYLYLNSLM; this comes from the exons ATGTCCTATTACCAAGACGATGATGCTGAATACATGGCAGATGAGTATGGCATGGAGGACATAGATGACATGGATGAAGAGTTCCGTGCCAGAGATATGTCTGGCTCGGAGTCTGATGTTGATGAATATGATTTCTCG AATAACAAAATATCTGATACTTCTGCTGCTGAAGCTAGAAGAGGAAAAGACATCCAGGGAATACCTTGGGATCGGCTAAGCATCACTAGGGAAAAGTATAGGCAAACTAGGCTAGAGCAGTACAAGAACTATGAGAATATCCCCCACTCTGGAGAAGTCTCCGGGAAG GATTGCAAGATTACCAAGAAGGGTGCCTCATACTATGACTTCAGGCTAAATTCAAGATCTGTGGAATCAACAATACTTCATTTTCAG TTGAGGAACTTGATATGGGCTACATCAAAACATGATGTTTATCTTATGTCTCGTTTTTCTGTCATGCATTGGTCTTCATTGACACACAAGAAGCGTGAAATTCTTAATGTTTCTGGGCATGTGGCACCATCCGAG AAACATCCTGGAAGTCTGATGGAAGGTTTTACGCAAACACAAGTCAGTACTCTTGCAGTAAAGGATAATCTGCTAGTTGCTGGAGGATTCCAGGGTGAACTAATATGCAAG CATTTAGATCGACGGGGAATAAGCTTCTGCTCCAGGACAACTTATGATGACAATGCCATTACTAATGCTGTTGAGATTTATGTCACTCCAAG TGGTGCAGTTCACTTTACGGCCTCAAATAATGACTGTGGAGTCAGAGATTTTGATATGGAGAAATTCCAGCTTTCTAagcattttcattttctttggcCTGTCAAT CATACTTCTCTGAGCCCTGATGGGAAACTTCTAATAATAGTTGGAGACAACCCTGATATTATGTTGGTAGACTCTGATACTGGGAAG ACTGTTATGCCCTTGCATGGACACTTGGACTTCTCATTTGCGTCAGCATGGCATCCTGATGGTGTCACTTTTGCAACCGGGAACCAAGACAAAACATGCCGAATTTGGGATGTTCGAAACTTGTCAAGGTCAATTGCTGTTCTCAAGGGGAACCTTGGAGCAATACGGTCCATTCGCTACACATCTGATGGTAAGTACATGGCCATGGCTGAGCCTGCTGACTTTGTGCATGTGTATGACGTGAAAAGTGGGTATGAGAATGAGCAAGAAATCGATTTCTTTGGTGAGATATCCGGCCTATCCTTTAGTCCGGACACAGAGTCTCTCTTTATTGGCGTATGGGATCGTACATATGGCAGCCTTCTTGAGTATGGCCGGCGGAGGAACTACTTATATCTTAATTCCCTAATGTGA
- the LOC107903395 gene encoding uncharacterized WD repeat-containing protein C2A9.03 isoform X2, which produces MSGSESDVDEYDYSNNKISDTSAAEARRGKDIQGRPWDQLSITREKYRQTRLEQYKNYEDIPHSGEVSGKDCKITKKGASYYDFRLNSRSVKPPILHFQLRNLKHPGSLMEGFTQTQVSTLAVKDKLLVAGGFQGELICKHLDRPGISFCFRTTYDDNAITNSVEIYVTPSGAVHFTASNNDCGVRDFDMEKYQLSKHFHFLWPVNHTSLSPDGKLLIIVGDNPDIMLVDSDTGETVMPLRGHLDFSFASAWHPDGVTFATGNQDKTCRIWDVRNLSKSIAVLKGNLGAIRSIRYTSDGKYMAMAEPADFVHVYDVKSGYENEQEIDFFGEISGLSFSPDTESLFIGVWDRTYGSLLEYGRISDIC; this is translated from the exons ATGTCTGGCTCGGAGTCTGATGTTGATGAATATGATTACTCG aataataaaatatctgATACTTCTGCTGCTGAAGCTAGAAGAGGAAAAGACATCCAGGGAAGACCTTGGGATCAGCTAAGCATCACTAGGGAAAAATACAGGCAAACTAGGCTAGAACAGTACAAGAACTATGAGGATATCCCCCACTCTGGGGAAGTGTCAGGGAAG GATTGCAAGATTACCAAGAAGGGTGCATCATACTATGACTTCAGGCTAAATTCGAGATCTGTGAAACCACCAATACTTCATTTTCAG TTGAGGAACCTG AAACATCCTGGAAGTCTGATGGAAGGTTTTACGCAAACTCAAGTCAGTACTCTTGCAGTAAAGGATAAGCTGCTAGTTGCTGGAGGATTCCAGGGTGAACTAATATGTAAG CATTTAGATCGACCTGGAATAAGCTTCTGCTTCAGGACAACTTATGATGACAATGCCATTACAAATTCTGTTGAGATTTATGTCACTCCAAG TGGCGCAGTTCACTTTACGGCCTCAAATAATGACTGTGGAGTCAGAGATTTTGATATGGAGAAATATCAGCTTTCCAagcattttcattttctttggcCTGTCAAT CATACTTCTCTGAGCCCTGATGGGAAACTTCTAATAATAGTTGGAGACAACCCTGATATTATGTTGGTAGACTCTGATACGGGGGAG ACTGTTATGCCCTTGCGTGGACACTTGGACTTTTCATTTGCGTCTGCATGGCATCCTGATGGTGTCACTTTTGCAACCGGGAACCAAGACAAAACATGCCGAATTTGGGATGTTCGAAACTTGTCAAAGTCAATTGCTGTTCTAAAGGGAAACCTTGGAGCAATACGGTCCATTCGCTACACATCTGATGGTAAGTACATGGCCATGGCTGAGCCTGCTGACTTTGTGCATGTGTATGATGTCAAAAGTGGGTATGAGAATGAGCAAGAAATCGATTTCTTTGGTGAGATATCCGGCCTATCCTTTAGTCCGGACACAGAGTCTCTCTTTATTGGCGTATGGGATCGTACATATGGCAGCCTTCTTGAGTATGGCCGCATATCGGAcatatgttaa
- the LOC107903393 gene encoding uncharacterized WD repeat-containing protein C2A9.03, translating to MSYYQEDDAEYMAEEYDMEDIDDMDEEFCGRDMSGSESDVDEYDYSNNKISDTSAAEARRGKDIQGIPWDQLSITREKYRQTRLEQYKNYENIPHSGEVSGKDCKITKKGASYYDFRLNSRSVKSTILHFQLRNLVWATSKHDVYLMSQFSVMHWSSLTHKKREILNVSGHVAPSEKHPGSLMEGFTQTQVSTLAVKDNLLVAGGFQGELICKHLDRPGISFCSRTTYDDNAITNAVEIYVTPSGAVHFTASNNDCGVRDFDMEKYQLSKHFHFLWPVNHTSLSPDGKLLIIVGDNPDIMLVDSDTGKTVMPLRGHLDFSFASAWHPDGVTFATGNQDKTCRIWDVRNLSKSIAVLKGNLGAIRSIRYTSDGKYMAMAEPADFVHVYDVKSGYENEQEIDFFGEISGLSFSPDTESLFIGLWDRTYGSLLEYSRQRNYLYLDSLM from the exons ATGTCCTATTACCAAGAAGATGATGCTGAATACATGGCAGAGGAGTATGACATGGAGGACATAGATGACATGGATGAAGAGTTCTGCGGCAGAGATATGTCTGGCTCGGAGTCTGATGTTGATGAATATGATTACTCG aataataaaatatctgATACTTCTGCTGCTGAAGCTAGAAGAGGAAAAGACATCCAGGGAATACCTTGGGATCAGCTAAGCATCACTAGGGAAAAATACAGGCAAACTAGGCTAGAACAGTATAAGAACTATGAGAATATCCCCCACTCTGGGGAAGTGTCAGGGAAG GATTGCAAGATTACCAAGAAGGGTGCATCATACTATGACTTCAGGCTAAATTCAAGATCTGTGAAATCAACAATACTTCATTTTCAG TTGAGGAACCTGGTATGGGCTACATCAAAACATGATGTTTATCTCATGTCACAATTTTCTGTCATGCATTGGTCTTCATTGACACACAAGAAGCGTGAAATTCTTAATGTTTCTGGGCATGTGGCACCATCTGAG AAACATCCTGGAAGTCTGATGGAAGGTTTTACGCAAACTCAAGTCAGTACTCTTGCAGTAAAGGATAACCTGCTAGTTGCTGGAGGATTCCAGGGTGAACTAATATGTAAG CATTTAGATCGACCTGGAATAAGCTTCTGCTCCAGGACAACTTATGATGACAATGCCATTACAAATGCCGTTGAGATTTATGTCACTCCAAG TGGCGCAGTTCACTTTACGGCCTCAAATAATGACTGTGGAGTCAGAGATTTTGATATGGAGAAATATCAGCTTTCCAagcattttcattttctttggcCTGTCAAT CATACTTCTCTGAGCCCTGATGGGAAACTTCTAATAATAGTTGGAGACAACCCTGATATTATGTTGGTAGACTCTGATACAGGGAAG ACTGTTATGCCCTTGCGTGGACACTTGGACTTTTCATTTGCGTCAGCATGGCATCCTGATGGTGTCACTTTTGCAACCGGGAACCAAGACAAAACATGCCGAATTTGGGATGTTCGAAACTTGTCAAAGTCAATTGCTGTTCTAAAGGGAAACCTTGGAGCAATACGGTCCATTCGCTACACATCTGATGGTAAGTACATGGCCATGGCTGAGCCTGCTGACTTTGTGCATGTGTATGATGTCAAAAGTGGGTACGAGAATGAGCAAGAAATCGATTTCTTTGGTGAGATATCCGGCCTATCCTTTAGTCCGGACACAGAGTCTCTCTTTATTGGCTTATGGGATCGTACATATGGCAGCCTTCTTGAGTATAGCCGGCAGAGGAACTACTTATATCTTGATTCCCTAATGTGA
- the LOC107903392 gene encoding photosystem I reaction center subunit V, chloroplastic → MAASSALFTPIFSTVQKKNGIVTPSSISFHGLRPLSKGKSSSNAISFSRNSAASARLAIKAELSAQVVISVSTALSLFLGRFVFFNFQRENVAKQVPEQNGLTHFEAGDARAKEYVSLLKSNDPVGFNIVDVLAWGSIGHIVAYYILATTSNGYDPKFFG, encoded by the coding sequence ATGGCAGCTTCCTCAGCTTTGTTCACCCCTATCTTCTCCACCGTCCAAAAGAAGAATGGCATTGTTACCCCCTCCAGCATCTCATTCCACGGCCTTAGACCCCTAAGCAAGGGCAAATCTTCATCCAACGCCATCTCCTTCTCAAGAAACTCAGCTGCTAGTGCCAGGCTTGCAATCAAAGCAGAGCTGAGCGCCCAAGTTGTGATAAGCGTCAGCACTGCTCTCTCCCTTTTCTTGGGTAGATTTGTGTTCTTCAACTTCCAAAGAGAGAACGTTGCCAAGCAAGTGCCTGAGCAAAATGGGTTGACCCACTTTGAGGCTGGGGACGCACGAGCCAAGGAGTATGTTAGCCTTCTCAAGTCCAACGACCCTGTGGGATTCAACATCGTTGATGTTCTTGCTTGGGGATCTATTGGCCATATTGTTGCTTACTACATCTTGGCCACCACAAGCAATGGCTATGATCCCAAATTTTTTGGCTGA